From a region of the Eriocheir sinensis breed Jianghai 21 chromosome 25, ASM2467909v1, whole genome shotgun sequence genome:
- the LOC127003391 gene encoding required for meiotic nuclear division protein 1 homolog isoform X2 — protein sequence MLGRTLTIRGVAATLLQAHTPPSNAGSQHSLLLAWQTLRKAPCTSSTLPQVGTIAHIHSSTSFLINNGVQSETLSHSRRLQCHLQTLQTPFHHLQTYSTSSLPLIATRGLATLSSISPSKSNVHNRSLPDWSPRGVVVAGGVAVGVKGMAKDKGGFNNLHGRISSLQLKKRMQRKKKKIQEESEEEGEEVPGFAPFTRHKFLTFDPDFTLPEMHDFKPPLREWQVTAYATADEYDLERLLNGLTQQGLYSAASLTSAASPGTSTPPQPSLLHPYSPSSSSSSSPETNLDPQFLPDPSEVLHVRATYRLESEPREIYFFRSGAVVFWNVAELERNSVLRFLRTYQEGGHDKRTVVEESESLTYTYSDTPARTKLVRDTIFLNPEGPMDLEKYTFSNALAISVQLGIWEAALDEYIDNIEYVSEELSKTGLVVLSEHQVLQRMGQLFALRHLVNLSSDLLDVPDFYWEHENLEQLYRKTSEYLSVSKRTSVMNVKLSHCVELMELLKSHLNERHSSRLEWIIIILIMVEVGFELLHFLERLL from the exons ATGTTGGGAAGGACGCTGACCATCAGAGGTGTTGCAGCGACTTTGTTACAAGCTCACACACCACCAAGCAATGCAGGAAGCCAGCATTCCTTACTCCTGGCCTGGCAGACCCTTAGGAAGGCACCATGTACTTCATCCACATTACCTCAAGTTGGCACCATAGCACACATCCACTCAAGCACCTCCTTCCTCATAAACAATGGTGTGCAAAGTGAGACTCTAAGCCACTCAAGGAGACTTCAATGCCACTTACAGACTTTACAGACACCTTTCCATCACTTGCAAACTTATTCCACGTCCTCCCTGCCCCTTATAGCCACTCGAGGCCTAGCAACTCTAAGCAGTATATCTCCAAGCAAAAGTAATGTACATAACCGAAGCTTACCTGACTGGTCCCCAAGAGGTGTGGTTGTGGCTGGGGGTGTGGCTGTAGGGGTGAAGGGTATGGCCAAGGACAAGGGTGGGTTTAATAACCTGCATGGCCGCATCTCATCTCTCCAACTCAAGAAGAGgatgcagaggaagaaaaagaagatacaggAGGAGTCCGAGGAG gaaggggaggaggtgccAGGCTTCGCTCCATTTACCAGACACAAATTCCTCACCTTTGACCCGGACTTTACCCTCCCCGAGATGCACGATTTCAAGCCACCACTACGT GAGTGGCAGGTCACAGCCTATGCCACAGCTGATGAGTATGACCTAGAGAGGCTGCTGAATGGGCTTACTCAGCAGGGCCTCTACAGTGCTGCCTCCCTCACCTCTGCTGCATCCCCTGGCACCtctacaccaccacaaccatctttATTACACCCCTACagcccctcatcatcatcatcatcctcccctGAGACCAATCTTGATCCTCAGTTTCTGCCAG aCCCCAGCGAGGTGCTCCACGTCAGAGCCACTTACCGCCTGGAATCTGAGCCTCGGGAGATTTACTTCTTTCGGTCGGGTGCAGTGGTGTTCTGGAATGTTGCTGAGCTGGAACGTAACAGTGTCCTTCGGTTCCTGAGGACATACCAGGAGGGTGGCCATGACAAGAGGACAGtggtggaggagagtgagagtttGACCTACACCTACAGTGACACCCC GGCCCGCACAAAGCTGGTGCGCGACACAATCTTCCTGAACCCAGAGGGGCCAATGGACCTAGAGAAGTACACTTTCAGCAATGCCTTGGCAATCTCAGTGCAGCTGGGCATCTGGGAGGCAGCGCTTGATGAGTACATCGACAATATTGAATATGTTTCAGAA GAGCTGAGCAAGACCGGCTTGGTGGTGCTGAGTGAACACCAGGTGCTGCAGAGGATGGGTCAGCTTTTTGCCCTCAGACACCTGGTTAACCTTAGCTCAGACCTGCTTGACGTGCCAGACTTTTACTGGGAACATGAGAACCTGGAACAGCTCTACAGGAAGACTTCTGAGTACCTCAGTGTGTCCAAGCGCACATCT GTGATGAATGTGAAGCTGAGTCACTGTGTGGAGCTGATGGAGCTGCTCAAGAGTCACCTCAATGAGCGCCACTCTTCCCGCCTGGAGTGgatcattatcatcctcatcatgGTAGAGGTGGGCTTTGAGCTCCTCCACTTCCTGGAGCGACTCctgtga
- the LOC127003391 gene encoding uncharacterized protein LOC127003391 isoform X1, whose product MVKLLQDPLLVTKNKWFGPTCIMLGRTLTIRGVAATLLQAHTPPSNAGSQHSLLLAWQTLRKAPCTSSTLPQVGTIAHIHSSTSFLINNGVQSETLSHSRRLQCHLQTLQTPFHHLQTYSTSSLPLIATRGLATLSSISPSKSNVHNRSLPDWSPRGVVVAGGVAVGVKGMAKDKGGFNNLHGRISSLQLKKRMQRKKKKIQEESEEEGEEVPGFAPFTRHKFLTFDPDFTLPEMHDFKPPLREWQVTAYATADEYDLERLLNGLTQQGLYSAASLTSAASPGTSTPPQPSLLHPYSPSSSSSSSPETNLDPQFLPDPSEVLHVRATYRLESEPREIYFFRSGAVVFWNVAELERNSVLRFLRTYQEGGHDKRTVVEESESLTYTYSDTPARTKLVRDTIFLNPEGPMDLEKYTFSNALAISVQLGIWEAALDEYIDNIEYVSEELSKTGLVVLSEHQVLQRMGQLFALRHLVNLSSDLLDVPDFYWEHENLEQLYRKTSEYLSVSKRTSVMNVKLSHCVELMELLKSHLNERHSSRLEWIIIILIMVEVGFELLHFLERLL is encoded by the exons ATGGTCAAGCTTTTGCAGGATCCGTTATTGGTAACTAAGAACAAATG GTTTGGTCCCACCTGCATCATGTTGGGAAGGACGCTGACCATCAGAGGTGTTGCAGCGACTTTGTTACAAGCTCACACACCACCAAGCAATGCAGGAAGCCAGCATTCCTTACTCCTGGCCTGGCAGACCCTTAGGAAGGCACCATGTACTTCATCCACATTACCTCAAGTTGGCACCATAGCACACATCCACTCAAGCACCTCCTTCCTCATAAACAATGGTGTGCAAAGTGAGACTCTAAGCCACTCAAGGAGACTTCAATGCCACTTACAGACTTTACAGACACCTTTCCATCACTTGCAAACTTATTCCACGTCCTCCCTGCCCCTTATAGCCACTCGAGGCCTAGCAACTCTAAGCAGTATATCTCCAAGCAAAAGTAATGTACATAACCGAAGCTTACCTGACTGGTCCCCAAGAGGTGTGGTTGTGGCTGGGGGTGTGGCTGTAGGGGTGAAGGGTATGGCCAAGGACAAGGGTGGGTTTAATAACCTGCATGGCCGCATCTCATCTCTCCAACTCAAGAAGAGgatgcagaggaagaaaaagaagatacaggAGGAGTCCGAGGAG gaaggggaggaggtgccAGGCTTCGCTCCATTTACCAGACACAAATTCCTCACCTTTGACCCGGACTTTACCCTCCCCGAGATGCACGATTTCAAGCCACCACTACGT GAGTGGCAGGTCACAGCCTATGCCACAGCTGATGAGTATGACCTAGAGAGGCTGCTGAATGGGCTTACTCAGCAGGGCCTCTACAGTGCTGCCTCCCTCACCTCTGCTGCATCCCCTGGCACCtctacaccaccacaaccatctttATTACACCCCTACagcccctcatcatcatcatcatcctcccctGAGACCAATCTTGATCCTCAGTTTCTGCCAG aCCCCAGCGAGGTGCTCCACGTCAGAGCCACTTACCGCCTGGAATCTGAGCCTCGGGAGATTTACTTCTTTCGGTCGGGTGCAGTGGTGTTCTGGAATGTTGCTGAGCTGGAACGTAACAGTGTCCTTCGGTTCCTGAGGACATACCAGGAGGGTGGCCATGACAAGAGGACAGtggtggaggagagtgagagtttGACCTACACCTACAGTGACACCCC GGCCCGCACAAAGCTGGTGCGCGACACAATCTTCCTGAACCCAGAGGGGCCAATGGACCTAGAGAAGTACACTTTCAGCAATGCCTTGGCAATCTCAGTGCAGCTGGGCATCTGGGAGGCAGCGCTTGATGAGTACATCGACAATATTGAATATGTTTCAGAA GAGCTGAGCAAGACCGGCTTGGTGGTGCTGAGTGAACACCAGGTGCTGCAGAGGATGGGTCAGCTTTTTGCCCTCAGACACCTGGTTAACCTTAGCTCAGACCTGCTTGACGTGCCAGACTTTTACTGGGAACATGAGAACCTGGAACAGCTCTACAGGAAGACTTCTGAGTACCTCAGTGTGTCCAAGCGCACATCT GTGATGAATGTGAAGCTGAGTCACTGTGTGGAGCTGATGGAGCTGCTCAAGAGTCACCTCAATGAGCGCCACTCTTCCCGCCTGGAGTGgatcattatcatcctcatcatgGTAGAGGTGGGCTTTGAGCTCCTCCACTTCCTGGAGCGACTCctgtga
- the LOC127003391 gene encoding required for meiotic nuclear division protein 1 homolog isoform X3 yields the protein MVKLLQDPLLVTKNKWFGPTCIMLGRTLTIRGVAATLLQAHTPPSNAGSQHSLLLAWQTLRKAPCTSSTLPQVGTIAHIHSSTSFLINNGVQSETLSHSRRLQCHLQTLQTPFHHLQTYSTSSLPLIATRGLATLSSISPSKSNVHNRSLPDWSPRGVVVAGGVAVGVKGMAKDKGGFNNLHGRISSLQLKKRMQRKKKKIQEESEEEWQVTAYATADEYDLERLLNGLTQQGLYSAASLTSAASPGTSTPPQPSLLHPYSPSSSSSSSPETNLDPQFLPDPSEVLHVRATYRLESEPREIYFFRSGAVVFWNVAELERNSVLRFLRTYQEGGHDKRTVVEESESLTYTYSDTPARTKLVRDTIFLNPEGPMDLEKYTFSNALAISVQLGIWEAALDEYIDNIEYVSEELSKTGLVVLSEHQVLQRMGQLFALRHLVNLSSDLLDVPDFYWEHENLEQLYRKTSEYLSVSKRTSVMNVKLSHCVELMELLKSHLNERHSSRLEWIIIILIMVEVGFELLHFLERLL from the exons ATGGTCAAGCTTTTGCAGGATCCGTTATTGGTAACTAAGAACAAATG GTTTGGTCCCACCTGCATCATGTTGGGAAGGACGCTGACCATCAGAGGTGTTGCAGCGACTTTGTTACAAGCTCACACACCACCAAGCAATGCAGGAAGCCAGCATTCCTTACTCCTGGCCTGGCAGACCCTTAGGAAGGCACCATGTACTTCATCCACATTACCTCAAGTTGGCACCATAGCACACATCCACTCAAGCACCTCCTTCCTCATAAACAATGGTGTGCAAAGTGAGACTCTAAGCCACTCAAGGAGACTTCAATGCCACTTACAGACTTTACAGACACCTTTCCATCACTTGCAAACTTATTCCACGTCCTCCCTGCCCCTTATAGCCACTCGAGGCCTAGCAACTCTAAGCAGTATATCTCCAAGCAAAAGTAATGTACATAACCGAAGCTTACCTGACTGGTCCCCAAGAGGTGTGGTTGTGGCTGGGGGTGTGGCTGTAGGGGTGAAGGGTATGGCCAAGGACAAGGGTGGGTTTAATAACCTGCATGGCCGCATCTCATCTCTCCAACTCAAGAAGAGgatgcagaggaagaaaaagaagatacaggAGGAGTCCGAGGAG GAGTGGCAGGTCACAGCCTATGCCACAGCTGATGAGTATGACCTAGAGAGGCTGCTGAATGGGCTTACTCAGCAGGGCCTCTACAGTGCTGCCTCCCTCACCTCTGCTGCATCCCCTGGCACCtctacaccaccacaaccatctttATTACACCCCTACagcccctcatcatcatcatcatcctcccctGAGACCAATCTTGATCCTCAGTTTCTGCCAG aCCCCAGCGAGGTGCTCCACGTCAGAGCCACTTACCGCCTGGAATCTGAGCCTCGGGAGATTTACTTCTTTCGGTCGGGTGCAGTGGTGTTCTGGAATGTTGCTGAGCTGGAACGTAACAGTGTCCTTCGGTTCCTGAGGACATACCAGGAGGGTGGCCATGACAAGAGGACAGtggtggaggagagtgagagtttGACCTACACCTACAGTGACACCCC GGCCCGCACAAAGCTGGTGCGCGACACAATCTTCCTGAACCCAGAGGGGCCAATGGACCTAGAGAAGTACACTTTCAGCAATGCCTTGGCAATCTCAGTGCAGCTGGGCATCTGGGAGGCAGCGCTTGATGAGTACATCGACAATATTGAATATGTTTCAGAA GAGCTGAGCAAGACCGGCTTGGTGGTGCTGAGTGAACACCAGGTGCTGCAGAGGATGGGTCAGCTTTTTGCCCTCAGACACCTGGTTAACCTTAGCTCAGACCTGCTTGACGTGCCAGACTTTTACTGGGAACATGAGAACCTGGAACAGCTCTACAGGAAGACTTCTGAGTACCTCAGTGTGTCCAAGCGCACATCT GTGATGAATGTGAAGCTGAGTCACTGTGTGGAGCTGATGGAGCTGCTCAAGAGTCACCTCAATGAGCGCCACTCTTCCCGCCTGGAGTGgatcattatcatcctcatcatgGTAGAGGTGGGCTTTGAGCTCCTCCACTTCCTGGAGCGACTCctgtga
- the LOC127003391 gene encoding required for meiotic nuclear division protein 1 homolog isoform X4 has translation MDLEKYTFSNALAISVQLGIWEAALDEYIDNIEYVSEELSKTGLVVLSEHQVLQRMGQLFALRHLVNLSSDLLDVPDFYWEHENLEQLYRKTSEYLSVSKRTSVMNVKLSHCVELMELLKSHLNERHSSRLEWIIIILIMVEVGFELLHFLERLL, from the exons ATGGACCTAGAGAAGTACACTTTCAGCAATGCCTTGGCAATCTCAGTGCAGCTGGGCATCTGGGAGGCAGCGCTTGATGAGTACATCGACAATATTGAATATGTTTCAGAA GAGCTGAGCAAGACCGGCTTGGTGGTGCTGAGTGAACACCAGGTGCTGCAGAGGATGGGTCAGCTTTTTGCCCTCAGACACCTGGTTAACCTTAGCTCAGACCTGCTTGACGTGCCAGACTTTTACTGGGAACATGAGAACCTGGAACAGCTCTACAGGAAGACTTCTGAGTACCTCAGTGTGTCCAAGCGCACATCT GTGATGAATGTGAAGCTGAGTCACTGTGTGGAGCTGATGGAGCTGCTCAAGAGTCACCTCAATGAGCGCCACTCTTCCCGCCTGGAGTGgatcattatcatcctcatcatgGTAGAGGTGGGCTTTGAGCTCCTCCACTTCCTGGAGCGACTCctgtga
- the LOC127003397 gene encoding rhomboid-related protein 2-like, translated as MSQQGRSSNKYEPINWHEIFQRIDQDGDGFILRSELRRYLLATPVSEVPLSDDMVDAMLYHVDYNNDGFINLQEFYGLVNVPVDKGTRSVLQRTLVATAFSMAPRSQVSHGDRHYIAEYSCCPPPLLIPLLCTAEVGVFIYYAVTMGDLGPYSPVPWSSPLIYDPRRRMEAWRFISYMFLHAGYVHLLSNVMVALFVGVPLEMVHRWWRLLLLYVAGVLAGSLAASMFDPKSFLVGASGGCYALIAAHFANIIINWGEMPFNWVRLLVLLTLMATDIGVFAYMTLTNSATRVSYVAHLAGFGAGLLLGMVTLRNLKEHRWEIALKWTGLAVFLALIAAAVVIQVAYPDLVGLYPPMPERAASGRLLATEVNV; from the exons ATGTCGCAGCAAGGGAGGTCCAGCAACAAGTACGAGCCGATAAACTGGCACGAAATATTCCAGAGG ATCGACCAAGATGGGGACGGGTTCATCCTCCGGTCCGAGCTGCGGCGTTACCTCCTGGCCACGCCCGTCAGCGAGGTGCCGCTCTCCGACGACATGGTGGACGCGATGCTCTACCATGTCGACTACAACAACGACGGCTTCATCAACCTCCAGGAGTTCTATGGGCTG GTCAATGTACCAGTGGACAAAGGTACCAGGTCGGTGCTACAGCGAACCCTGGTGGCCACGGCCTTCTCTATGGCCCCGCGCTCCCAGGTGTCCCACGGTGACCGCCACTACATAGCTGAGTACTCCtgctgcccgccgcccctcctcatccctctgcTCTGTACTGCTGAG GTCGGTGTGTTTATCTACTATGCGGTGACCATGGGGGATTTGGGTCCATACTCCCCTGTGCCATGGTCCTCCCCACTTATCTATGACCCCAGGAGGCGCATGGAGGCCTGGCGCTTCATCTCCTACATGTTCCTCCACGCTGG ATACGTGCACCTGCTGTCTAATGTGATGGTGGCTCTGTTTGTGGGTGTGCCGCTGGAGATGGTGCACAGGTGGTGGCGTCTGCTGCTCCTCTACGTGGCTGGTGTGTTGGCCGGCTCCCTCGCTGCCTCCATGTTTGACCCCAAG TCCTTCTTGGTGGGGGCCTCAGGTGGCTGCTATGCCCTCATCGCTGCCCACTTtgccaacatcatcatcaactgGGGAGAGATGCCGTTCAACTGGGTGCGTCTCCTGGTCCTCCTCACACTCATGGCCACAGATATTGGAGTTTTCGCCTACATGACTCTCACCAACTCGGCCACCAGG GTGAGCTATGTCGCACACTTGGCTGGGTTTGGTGCCGGGCTCCTGCTGGGGATGGTGACACTGAGGAACCTAAAGGAGCATCGCTGGGAGATTGCACTCAAATGGACAGGACTGGCAGTCTTCCTGGCCCTCATCGCTGCTGCAGTGGTCATCCAAGTGGCTTACCCCGACCTGGTGGGCCTCTACCCCCCTATGCCTGAGCGGGCTGCATCTGGCAGGCTGTTGGCCaccgaggtgaatgtgtag